A window of Anaerohalosphaeraceae bacterium contains these coding sequences:
- the putP gene encoding sodium/proline symporter PutP: MEPAVVFTFAAYFLFLLAVGLFFYTRSTAAQDYWLGGRGMGSWVTAFSAQASDMSGWLLMGLPGAVYLGGLQEGWIAAGLVAGTVINWYGLAPRLRIFTERTNSLTIPAFLEKRFRDPTGLLRLVSAAVILLFFTLYAASGLVAAGKLFESTFDIPYPAAVLLGGFIIIFYTFLGGFKAVCWTDLLQGVLMIFAIAVIPLLAVWKNPSADWSVLLRRAPQAPSAVPALLSVLSALSWGLGYFGQPHILTRFMAVRSLRHLYQSACIGSLWAAAALAGAVAVGQIGAAVFPGLSGGDEEKIFILLIQNTCHPWLTGIMLSAILSAIMSTIDSQLLVSASALTEDVYRKTVQTGVSEKTALLVSRLCVLGISALALLLALNPKETILKIVAYAWGGLGAAFGPVLLAALYSRKTTWYSALAGMLAGTLTLVFWKYLGFSGWLYELAPGFAANTAVLMIINFFFPQTDAAILQDFETTLRQIQQAGQ; the protein is encoded by the coding sequence ATGGAACCGGCCGTAGTTTTCACATTTGCAGCGTACTTTCTTTTTCTGCTGGCTGTAGGACTCTTTTTTTACACCCGCTCGACAGCCGCACAGGACTATTGGCTCGGCGGACGGGGTATGGGAAGCTGGGTAACCGCCTTTTCCGCTCAGGCATCCGATATGAGCGGCTGGCTGCTGATGGGACTGCCGGGCGCGGTCTATCTGGGAGGGCTTCAGGAAGGATGGATTGCGGCAGGGCTTGTGGCCGGAACCGTTATCAACTGGTATGGGCTGGCCCCGCGATTGCGAATCTTCACCGAACGGACAAATTCCCTCACAATCCCTGCCTTTTTGGAAAAACGATTCCGCGACCCAACCGGGCTCCTTCGCCTCGTCTCAGCCGCTGTCATTCTCCTCTTTTTTACCCTGTACGCCGCTTCCGGACTGGTGGCAGCCGGCAAACTCTTCGAATCGACCTTCGACATCCCCTACCCCGCCGCCGTCCTGCTGGGCGGTTTTATCATCATCTTCTACACATTTTTGGGAGGCTTCAAAGCCGTCTGCTGGACGGACCTTCTGCAGGGAGTCCTGATGATTTTCGCGATTGCAGTCATTCCGCTTCTGGCTGTCTGGAAAAATCCGTCGGCCGACTGGTCGGTCCTGCTTCGCCGGGCTCCTCAAGCCCCGTCAGCGGTTCCGGCTCTCTTGTCCGTCCTGTCCGCACTGTCGTGGGGCCTGGGTTATTTCGGGCAGCCCCATATTCTTACACGCTTTATGGCGGTTCGGTCGCTTCGGCATCTTTATCAATCCGCCTGCATCGGCTCACTCTGGGCGGCCGCCGCCCTGGCCGGAGCCGTGGCCGTCGGGCAAATCGGCGCCGCGGTCTTTCCGGGACTGTCCGGCGGAGACGAAGAAAAAATCTTCATCCTCCTGATTCAAAACACCTGTCATCCCTGGCTGACGGGAATCATGCTGTCCGCCATCCTTTCAGCCATTATGTCCACCATCGATTCCCAGCTCCTCGTATCCGCTTCGGCCTTGACCGAAGATGTTTACCGCAAAACGGTTCAGACCGGTGTATCGGAAAAAACCGCCTTGCTGGTCAGCCGGCTGTGCGTGCTCGGCATTTCCGCGCTGGCTCTTCTGCTGGCCCTGAATCCCAAAGAAACCATCCTGAAAATCGTCGCCTATGCCTGGGGCGGGCTGGGAGCAGCATTTGGACCGGTCCTGTTGGCGGCCCTTTATTCCCGCAAAACAACCTGGTACTCCGCCTTGGCCGGAATGCTCGCCGGAACCCTCACGCTGGTCTTTTGGAAATACCTCGGTTTCAGCGGTTGGCTCTATGAATTGGCCCCCGGCTTTGCCGCCAACACCGCCGTACTGATGATAATCAATTTCTTTTTCCCGCAGACAGATGCGGCCATTTTGCAGGATTTTGAAACAACCCTTCGGCAGATCCAACAGGCGGGACAATGA
- a CDS encoding 3D domain-containing protein, producing MAKWEKSSCYSRPTHGGYEAALLSSLLMAVLLGGLLWHFEFRGRRVVSLYSAWAPVQPDGSVQGFAGEQQLPAVQPEAELLGLLREFEQIPADNLKVEPFAPVWRPKEAKQPKEKWRVVRMRVTGYCPCAKCCGRYADGITASNHRIRPGDVFVAADKRYSFGTEMIIPGYNGNRPVQVKDRGRLIKGNRLDVFFASHEQAQKWGSKTLNVLVKEE from the coding sequence TTGGCAAAATGGGAGAAATCGTCTTGCTACAGCCGTCCGACGCACGGCGGCTATGAAGCGGCCCTGCTGTCCAGTCTTTTGATGGCGGTGCTGCTGGGGGGCTTGCTTTGGCATTTTGAATTTCGGGGCCGCAGGGTCGTTTCGCTGTACAGTGCCTGGGCTCCGGTACAGCCGGATGGTTCTGTTCAGGGGTTTGCCGGGGAACAGCAGCTGCCTGCAGTTCAACCGGAGGCGGAGCTGCTGGGGTTGCTTCGGGAGTTTGAACAAATCCCTGCGGACAATCTGAAGGTAGAGCCGTTTGCTCCTGTGTGGAGACCCAAAGAGGCCAAGCAGCCGAAGGAAAAATGGCGTGTGGTTCGAATGCGGGTGACAGGGTACTGTCCCTGTGCCAAATGCTGCGGCCGTTATGCCGATGGAATCACGGCCTCGAACCACCGGATTCGGCCGGGGGATGTTTTCGTGGCGGCCGACAAGCGGTATTCGTTTGGGACCGAGATGATTATTCCCGGCTATAACGGCAATAGGCCTGTTCAGGTCAAGGATCGCGGGCGGCTGATTAAAGGGAACCGGCTGGATGTGTTTTTTGCTTCGCATGAGCAGGCCCAAAAATGGGGCAGCAAAACACTGAACGTGCTGGTCAAAGAGGAATAA
- the pstC gene encoding phosphate ABC transporter permease subunit PstC has translation MGLPNRTRRSLLYDRAAAGAMGLLARLSGLIVVVIAVGLFLKSVPILKNQSLSSLLFSSEWFPLRGQFGFLPFIMGSLWVTGTAMVLAVPLCLLTAIYLAEYAPLGIREGVRPLIDLLAGIPSVVYGVWGVLVVVPWVKRAAGWFGYSTSGYCVLSAGIVLAVMIFPVIIHMTVEILRAVPQEIREASLSLGATQWQTIKKVVLRKAFGGVLAAIVLGLSRAFGETMAVLMVAGNAVRSPTGFLDPAYPLPALIANNYGEMMSIPLYDSAMMLACLILLGVVLVFNILAKLVLMRIQKEIQ, from the coding sequence ATGGGACTGCCGAATCGGACAAGACGCTCGCTGCTTTATGACCGGGCTGCCGCCGGAGCGATGGGACTGCTGGCGCGATTGTCCGGTCTGATTGTGGTTGTGATTGCCGTCGGTCTTTTTCTAAAGTCTGTGCCGATATTGAAGAATCAGTCTCTTTCGTCTCTTTTGTTTTCGTCCGAATGGTTTCCCTTGCGGGGGCAGTTTGGATTTCTGCCGTTTATTATGGGGTCTCTGTGGGTGACGGGGACGGCGATGGTTCTGGCGGTTCCGCTGTGTCTGCTGACGGCGATTTATCTGGCGGAGTATGCCCCGCTGGGGATTCGCGAGGGAGTGCGCCCGCTGATTGACCTGCTGGCAGGGATTCCCTCGGTGGTGTATGGGGTCTGGGGGGTGCTGGTGGTGGTGCCGTGGGTTAAGCGAGCCGCCGGCTGGTTTGGGTATTCGACGAGCGGGTACTGCGTGCTGTCGGCGGGGATTGTGCTGGCGGTGATGATTTTTCCGGTGATTATTCATATGACGGTGGAGATTTTGCGGGCGGTGCCTCAGGAGATTCGGGAGGCGTCGCTTTCGCTAGGGGCGACCCAGTGGCAGACGATTAAGAAGGTGGTTCTTCGGAAGGCGTTCGGCGGGGTGCTGGCGGCGATTGTTCTGGGGCTTTCGCGTGCGTTCGGGGAAACGATGGCGGTGCTGATGGTGGCGGGAAATGCGGTGCGTTCACCGACGGGGTTTTTGGACCCGGCGTATCCGCTGCCGGCCCTGATTGCCAACAACTACGGGGAGATGATGTCGATTCCGCTGTATGATTCGGCGATGATGCTGGCGTGTCTGATTCTGCTGGGGGTTGTTCTGGTGTTTAACATCTTGGCCAAGCTGGTGCTGATGCGGATTCAAAAAGAGATTCAGTAG
- a CDS encoding Rrf2 family transcriptional regulator — protein sequence MRLTTKSEYTILALIYLARQPEGTFVKIEEICRHFEIPKKYLEFLFMTLRQNRYLQTRRGTNGGYRLMRPAKEITIAEIVRLMDGPLAPTESVSKYFFANTPLSKEPKMLAVCKEIRDFIAERLERLTLADLA from the coding sequence ATGCGTCTGACGACAAAGAGTGAATACACCATTTTGGCGCTGATTTATCTGGCCCGTCAGCCGGAGGGAACTTTTGTAAAAATAGAGGAGATTTGCCGGCATTTTGAGATTCCCAAAAAGTACCTGGAGTTTCTTTTCATGACGCTGCGTCAGAATCGCTATCTTCAGACGCGACGGGGTACGAACGGGGGGTATCGGCTGATGCGCCCGGCCAAAGAAATCACAATTGCAGAGATTGTGCGGCTGATGGACGGGCCGCTGGCTCCGACGGAATCGGTCAGCAAGTATTTTTTTGCGAATACGCCGCTGAGCAAGGAGCCCAAAATGCTGGCGGTCTGTAAAGAAATTCGGGATTTCATCGCGGAGCGTCTGGAGCGGTTAACGTTAGCGGATTTGGCTTGA
- a CDS encoding phosphate ABC transporter ATP-binding protein yields the protein MNQPHICVENLNVYYGSDHSLRDVSIELPRRQIIAVIGPSGCGKTTFLKSLNRMVELAEGARVTGRVLVDGEDIYSPTAEVTAIRKKMGLLSQTPRPLPMSIYENVAYGPRIHGLNDRRKLDEIVEFRLRQVGLWEEVKDRLGQPASRISIGQQQRLCLARGLAVEPEIILADEPTSALDPMSSRRIEECFLELKKDYTIVIVTHILRQARRLADYAAFFYCGRLVEHGPAARMFENPTQRETIEYVKGIIS from the coding sequence ATGAATCAGCCCCATATCTGTGTGGAAAATCTGAATGTCTATTACGGGTCGGACCATTCGCTTCGGGATGTTTCCATCGAACTGCCGCGTCGGCAGATTATCGCCGTCATCGGGCCGTCCGGATGCGGCAAGACGACGTTTCTGAAGTCGCTGAACCGAATGGTGGAACTGGCGGAAGGGGCGCGGGTGACCGGGCGGGTGCTGGTGGACGGCGAGGATATTTACAGCCCGACGGCGGAGGTGACGGCGATTCGGAAAAAGATGGGGCTGCTTTCGCAAACGCCTCGGCCTTTGCCGATGTCGATTTATGAGAATGTGGCGTACGGTCCGCGGATTCACGGACTCAACGACCGCCGGAAACTGGATGAGATTGTGGAGTTTCGTCTGCGGCAGGTGGGGCTGTGGGAGGAGGTCAAAGACCGGCTCGGCCAGCCGGCGTCGCGGATTTCGATTGGGCAGCAGCAGCGGCTGTGTCTGGCTCGGGGGCTGGCGGTGGAGCCGGAGATTATTCTGGCGGATGAGCCGACATCGGCGCTGGACCCGATGTCCAGCCGGCGGATTGAGGAGTGCTTTCTGGAACTGAAGAAGGATTATACGATTGTGATTGTCACGCATATTCTTCGTCAGGCCCGGCGGCTGGCAGATTATGCGGCGTTCTTTTATTGCGGACGGCTGGTGGAGCACGGCCCGGCGGCTCGGATGTTTGAGAATCCGACCCAGCGGGAAACCATCGAGTATGTGAAAGGAATTATCAGTTAG
- the ilvC gene encoding ketol-acid reductoisomerase, protein MAKIYYEQDAPIDALKGKKVAVIGYGSQGHAHSQNLRDSGIEVAVAELKGTDNYKLAVEHGFKPGPIAEAVKGAALIIITLPDEIQAKVYQTEIAPNLKGGQTLGFCHGFNIHFGYIKPPADINVVMIAPKGPGHLVRSEFEKGGGVPCLVAVQQDATGTALQIALAWGCGIGGARAGILQTTFKEETETDLFGEQVVLCGGLTALIKAGFETLVEAGYQPEIAYFECMHEVKLIVDLMYQGGMSYMRYSISNTAEYGDLTRGPRIITEQTKAEMKKILGEITSGAFAKEWVAEYQSGLKKFNELYQKDYNSQLEQVGRKLRKMMKWIHAKEV, encoded by the coding sequence ATGGCTAAGATTTATTACGAACAGGACGCTCCGATTGACGCCCTGAAAGGCAAGAAAGTTGCGGTTATCGGCTACGGCAGCCAGGGCCATGCTCACAGCCAGAACCTCCGCGACAGCGGCATCGAAGTCGCCGTCGCCGAATTAAAAGGCACGGACAACTACAAACTGGCCGTCGAACACGGATTCAAGCCGGGTCCGATTGCCGAGGCCGTCAAAGGGGCCGCTCTGATTATCATCACCCTCCCGGATGAAATCCAGGCCAAGGTTTATCAGACGGAAATCGCCCCCAACCTCAAGGGCGGCCAGACACTGGGCTTCTGCCACGGGTTCAATATCCACTTCGGATACATCAAGCCCCCGGCGGATATCAACGTCGTAATGATTGCTCCCAAGGGCCCCGGACACCTGGTCCGAAGCGAGTTTGAGAAAGGCGGCGGAGTCCCCTGTCTTGTGGCCGTCCAGCAGGATGCCACCGGAACCGCTCTTCAGATTGCTCTGGCCTGGGGCTGCGGCATCGGCGGCGCCCGCGCCGGCATCCTCCAGACCACCTTCAAAGAAGAAACCGAAACCGACCTCTTCGGCGAACAAGTCGTCCTCTGCGGCGGCCTGACGGCCCTGATTAAAGCCGGATTTGAAACCCTTGTCGAAGCCGGCTATCAGCCCGAAATCGCCTACTTCGAATGCATGCATGAGGTCAAACTCATCGTGGACCTGATGTATCAGGGCGGGATGAGTTATATGCGGTACAGCATCTCCAATACCGCCGAATACGGCGACCTGACGCGAGGCCCGCGCATCATCACCGAACAAACCAAAGCCGAAATGAAAAAGATTCTCGGCGAAATCACCTCCGGCGCTTTCGCCAAAGAGTGGGTTGCCGAATACCAGTCCGGCCTCAAAAAGTTCAACGAACTCTATCAGAAAGACTACAACTCCCAACTCGAGCAGGTCGGACGGAAACTGCGGAAAATGATGAAGTGGATTCACGCCAAGGAAGTCTAA
- a CDS encoding ABC transporter permease subunit: MIGKLFTIAKNTVFETLRQPIYIIIIICALLLLLLAPAISMYTLDEDVKLLRELAFSTLFLAGLFISVFSAGGALTEEIETGTITTVLSKPLPRPLFVLGKFAGLALAVALAHYLLSIAMLLAIRHGVLERASDEPDWVVITAAGSVLLLTILISALLNYFYEWHFCSTAVVIGTILSSAALLFLAFVDRDWKVNPSQNGFHLFDINASALLLLAVLITVALAVMFSTRLNIILTLLSCVGVFLIGLITDWLFGRLADKFLWAKIGYILFPNFQVFWVSDAIYENKQVSGDYLLMGLYYAVLYISAILFLAIALFQNRQVGQNRQY; this comes from the coding sequence GTGATTGGAAAACTGTTTACAATAGCCAAAAATACCGTATTCGAAACCCTTCGCCAGCCGATTTACATCATTATTATCATCTGTGCCCTTCTTTTGCTCCTTCTGGCACCGGCCATCAGCATGTACACGCTGGACGAAGACGTCAAACTCCTGCGAGAATTGGCCTTTTCTACGCTCTTTCTTGCCGGTTTGTTCATTTCCGTTTTCTCCGCCGGCGGAGCCCTGACCGAAGAAATCGAAACCGGGACGATTACCACCGTGCTTTCCAAGCCGCTTCCGCGTCCGCTATTCGTGCTTGGAAAGTTTGCCGGCCTGGCCCTGGCGGTGGCCCTGGCTCATTATTTACTTTCTATCGCGATGCTCCTGGCAATCCGACATGGAGTGCTCGAACGGGCCTCCGATGAACCCGACTGGGTTGTGATTACGGCTGCGGGAAGTGTCCTGCTGCTTACCATCCTTATAAGTGCTTTATTAAACTACTTTTACGAATGGCACTTCTGCTCGACCGCCGTGGTCATCGGCACTATTCTCAGCTCTGCAGCCCTCTTGTTTCTGGCCTTTGTAGACCGAGATTGGAAAGTAAATCCCTCCCAAAACGGCTTCCACCTGTTTGACATCAATGCCTCGGCCCTGCTGCTTTTGGCCGTTTTAATCACGGTAGCGCTGGCAGTAATGTTCTCAACCCGCCTTAATATCATTCTTACGCTCTTAAGTTGCGTTGGGGTTTTTCTAATCGGTTTGATTACAGACTGGCTGTTTGGGCGGCTGGCAGACAAATTCCTCTGGGCCAAAATCGGGTATATCCTTTTCCCAAACTTTCAGGTCTTTTGGGTCAGCGACGCTATCTATGAAAACAAACAAGTGTCTGGCGATTACCTTTTGATGGGACTCTATTACGCTGTTCTTTATATTTCCGCTATCCTCTTTTTGGCAATCGCCCTCTTTCAAAACAGACAGGTTGGGCAAAACAGGCAATATTAA
- a CDS encoding ABC transporter permease subunit, whose amino-acid sequence MDRRRVEEAVMKVLMKAATLLIVSLLGLIVLTISVRGIRAMSWSMLTQTPKGGFYLGREGGILNAIVGSFYVAGGATGLAFAAAVPVVLYLNVFCRRGSRTAAVIRFLLDVLWGVPSIVFGAFGFLLMLAVGLRASLLGGILTVSLFVLPILCRAMDEVVRMIPSDLLESSYALGATRLQTAVRVVLRQASAGILTAVLIAFGRGIGDAASVLFTAGYSDQIPQSLTRPAATLPLAIFFQLGTPFPQVQDRAYAAALILTVVVLATSLLSRRLGRRLTRHMIP is encoded by the coding sequence ATGGACAGACGGCGGGTGGAAGAGGCGGTAATGAAGGTGCTGATGAAGGCGGCGACGCTTTTGATTGTGAGCCTGCTGGGACTGATTGTGCTGACGATTTCTGTGCGGGGGATTCGGGCGATGAGCTGGTCGATGCTCACACAAACCCCCAAAGGAGGATTTTATCTGGGCAGGGAGGGGGGCATTTTGAATGCAATTGTCGGGTCTTTTTACGTGGCCGGCGGGGCGACGGGGCTGGCCTTTGCGGCGGCGGTGCCTGTGGTGCTTTATCTGAATGTCTTCTGCCGGCGCGGAAGCCGCACGGCGGCGGTCATTCGTTTTCTGCTGGATGTGCTCTGGGGAGTGCCTTCCATTGTGTTCGGGGCGTTCGGATTTCTTCTGATGCTGGCCGTGGGACTGCGGGCTTCTCTGCTGGGGGGAATTCTCACGGTATCGTTGTTTGTGCTTCCAATCCTGTGCCGGGCGATGGATGAGGTGGTTCGGATGATTCCTTCCGATTTGCTGGAGTCGTCTTATGCACTGGGAGCGACGCGTCTGCAGACAGCCGTTCGAGTGGTGCTTCGGCAGGCGTCGGCGGGGATTTTGACGGCGGTTCTGATTGCGTTCGGGCGGGGCATCGGCGATGCGGCGTCGGTGCTGTTTACGGCCGGCTACAGCGACCAGATTCCACAGTCGCTGACGCGTCCGGCGGCGACGCTGCCGCTGGCGATTTTTTTCCAGCTGGGAACGCCGTTTCCGCAGGTTCAGGACCGGGCGTATGCAGCGGCGCTGATTTTGACGGTTGTTGTGCTGGCAACCAGCCTGCTTTCCCGCCGGCTGGGACGTCGGCTGACGCGACATATGATTCCGTGA
- a CDS encoding PstS family phosphate ABC transporter substrate-binding protein has product MKRIVLGLCLAGVFVSSGCGKRTGASSEGELKGTISISGAWALYPMAVRWAEEFRRIHPGVRIDISAGGAGKGMADCLSGAADLGMLSRDIHTSELEKGAWPVAVVKDAVVAVANRNHPAAATLFSRGLTRQECIDLWITGRLKTWGQLSGFSLNEPVHVYTRSDACGAAETWAKYLGKNQEDLQGIGVFGDPGLAEAVRKDPLGIGYNNVNYAYDAATKKPMDGLMIVPLDLNENGRIDPEESFYGDRDEITRAIGEGRYPSPPARLLYLVSKGKPARPEVLAFLEWILRDGQAFADEAGYVPLSKEAAMKELEKLTQ; this is encoded by the coding sequence ATGAAACGAATTGTGTTGGGGCTGTGTTTGGCGGGGGTGTTTGTTTCATCCGGCTGCGGGAAAAGAACGGGGGCCTCTTCGGAAGGGGAATTGAAAGGGACTATCTCGATTTCCGGGGCGTGGGCCCTGTATCCGATGGCGGTGCGGTGGGCGGAGGAATTTCGCAGGATTCACCCGGGCGTTCGGATTGATATTTCCGCCGGCGGGGCGGGCAAGGGGATGGCGGATTGTTTGTCGGGGGCGGCGGATTTGGGAATGCTCTCGAGGGACATTCACACATCGGAACTGGAAAAGGGGGCCTGGCCGGTGGCGGTTGTGAAAGATGCTGTTGTGGCCGTAGCCAACCGGAATCATCCGGCCGCAGCGACGCTTTTTAGCCGGGGGTTGACGCGGCAGGAGTGCATCGATTTGTGGATAACCGGGCGATTGAAAACATGGGGGCAGCTGTCTGGTTTTTCGCTGAATGAACCAGTTCATGTTTACACCCGTTCCGATGCCTGCGGGGCGGCGGAGACCTGGGCGAAGTATCTGGGAAAGAATCAGGAGGATTTGCAGGGAATCGGGGTGTTTGGAGACCCGGGTCTGGCGGAGGCCGTGCGGAAAGACCCACTGGGCATTGGATACAACAATGTCAATTATGCCTATGATGCGGCGACAAAGAAGCCGATGGACGGATTGATGATTGTGCCGCTGGATTTGAACGAAAACGGCCGGATTGACCCGGAGGAATCGTTTTACGGCGACCGGGATGAGATAACCCGAGCGATTGGCGAGGGGCGATATCCTTCACCGCCGGCCCGATTGCTGTATCTGGTTTCCAAAGGCAAGCCCGCCCGGCCGGAAGTGCTGGCTTTTTTGGAATGGATTCTTCGGGATGGGCAGGCGTTTGCGGACGAGGCCGGATATGTGCCGCTTTCCAAAGAAGCGGCGATGAAGGAACTGGAAAAACTCACCCAATAA
- a CDS encoding N-acetyltransferase, with amino-acid sequence MQIRNARVQDVPAIHALISCYAELDRMLFRSLADIYENLQVFQVAEANGTVVGCCALKVIWSNLAEIQSLAVDKSYFGKGIGRALVNRCLEEARRLGISQVFTLTMEPVFFEKVGFRRVDKKTLPMKVWSDCARCPKQDHCDETAMIIDLEEPTKAV; translated from the coding sequence ATGCAGATACGAAATGCACGAGTTCAGGATGTGCCGGCCATTCATGCACTGATCAGCTGTTATGCAGAGCTGGACCGGATGCTGTTTCGTTCGCTGGCGGATATTTATGAAAATCTTCAGGTTTTTCAGGTGGCCGAAGCGAACGGAACAGTTGTGGGCTGCTGCGCGCTGAAGGTAATCTGGTCGAATCTGGCCGAGATTCAGTCTTTGGCGGTGGATAAGAGTTATTTTGGGAAGGGAATCGGGCGGGCCCTTGTCAATCGATGCCTGGAAGAGGCCCGTCGGCTGGGCATAAGCCAAGTCTTTACCTTGACAATGGAGCCGGTTTTCTTTGAAAAAGTGGGGTTTCGCCGTGTCGATAAAAAGACGCTGCCGATGAAGGTTTGGAGCGACTGCGCCCGCTGTCCGAAGCAGGACCATTGTGACGAAACGGCGATGATTATTGATTTGGAAGAGCCGACAAAGGCGGTTTAA